The nucleotide window AAATTCCCCAACCCGCCCGACGACCAGCCCCAATGGCTCGCCCTTGCACAGGCTGTATGGACGACGCAGGCTAAGCCCGAGCGACACGATGACGAGTGTAACGGTGGAATGCGATGGCAGATTCCCTTTACCAACTCTGGGTACGATTACAAGAACAGTGCGTTTTGTCCTGGATTGAATGATGGGAAGGAATTAGCTAACATGAGCAGCGATTGCTAACGGATGCTTCTTTAACCTTGGGGCTCGTCTTGCGCGATATACTGGGAATGAAACGTATGCGAAATACGCTGAGGAGACGTGGGAGTGGCTCTGGGGCGTCAACTACATCGATCACGAAAAGTGGCTGGTGTATGATGGCGGACACGTCGGCAAGAACTGTACCGACATCAACAAGGCCACCTTTTCCTACAACgccgccatcctcatccaggGCGCTGCGTTCATGTACAACTTTGTAAGTCCACCTACCTCTCCACTAGAACATGCACTTACATTCACAGACCAACGGTTCCACTGTATGGGAGGACCGCATCGACAAGCTCCTCGACGCGACGCTCAAGAACTTCTTCCCCAAGGACATCATGTACGAAGTCCCCTGCGAGGGCCGCAAGGGCGCCTGCTCAACCGACATGTTATCTTTCAAGGGCTACGTGCACCGCTGGCTCGCCGTAACAACACAAGTCGCGCCCTTTACAGCAGAGCGCATCCTCCCTGTGCTGCAGACATCAACCGAAGCAGCGGTTAGGCAATGCACAGGCGGAGATTCAGGTCGCAAATGCGGTTTCTACTGGAGCGGTGGTGAATTCGTAGATCCAGCTGTTGACGAGACGAGCGGTGCGGGCGAGCAGATGAATGTGCTGGCTGCGGTGTCGAGTCTGTTGATTGGTGATGCGGAACCGCCTGCGACGAACAGCACGGGTGGTATTTCGAAGGGTGATCCAAAGGCGGGAGAGGATTCGCATGATAAtccggagccggagccgaTTACGACGGCGGATCGGGCGGGAGCGGGTATCCTGACGTTCTTGGTGCTTGCGAGTGCGGTTGGAACGTTTGGATGGATGTGTTTTGACTGAGCGATTGAAAGCTTTTTGAGTATGGCGTTGGTTTGTAAACATGTATAAGAAAACTCGACTGGGCGAGCGAGGATTACATTTTTTGTTTGTTCTTTTGTTGGAGAATGGAGTTGGCCCGTGTCCCAGGGATTGGCAAGACCTTGATGGGAGATACCCAGCGAAAGGCAGCATTCTGatagatatttaaatacAGATGCTCGATAAGTTACTCTCATTTTTGTGCTTGTCTTGACCTTTGGACCTGTCTCAATTGAACGTTGTTCGTTGTTGGGCTCGAGAATTATGCGACCATGCTGTATACGGACAAACTCAACAACCATGGTTTAAGCACATCACATGTTGATGTATCATTAAGCAGATGAAATAAATTGGCAGTGACGGCCAGAGTTGGCCACGATGAGGCTCCTGTGTTGCCCTTGAGCTTTCACTGAGCTAAAGAGGTCAGTATGACAAGGCTGCATTCGATGGAAGGTGCTGGAtggagacttgtggctgagagcttgtaTCGCCACAGGGAACCTTAGCTGCTGGGGCGCGGAATGGCTGACTCATCATAAACTGTGGAGCTGACGCCACCTCTAGTTCAGCCTTTCGCTTTTTGCCTTCCTTTGGGCCAAGATTTGTCAACCTTCATCACCTCAGCCAGGCACGCAGCGCATCAACTCCTATATCTACAGCAAAAGCCGCCCCTTCTATCAAGCTCCCGATTGACGTGACGCGACCCGA belongs to Fusarium musae strain F31 chromosome 9, whole genome shotgun sequence and includes:
- a CDS encoding hypothetical protein (EggNog:ENOG41~CAZy:GH76), yielding MFSSPTAFVAQAVLLGGLLVQSVDAQYYKIGTKDEIKQSARTLAYDLMLQYDGNQTGMIPGILPGPPTEYKGDYYWWEGGAMMGTYIDYWKLTGDESYNHVVMEGMLHQTGDGHDYMPSNHSASLGNDDQGFWGMSAMLAAENKFPNPPDDQPQWLALAQAVWTTQAKPERHDDECNGGMRWQIPFTNSGYDYKNTIANGCFFNLGARLARYTGNETYAKYAEETWEWLWGVNYIDHEKWLVYDGGHVGKNCTDINKATFSYNAAILIQGAAFMYNFTNGSTVWEDRIDKLLDATLKNFFPKDIMYEVPCEGRKGACSTDMLSFKGYVHRWLAVTTQVAPFTAERILPVLQTSTEAAVRQCTGGDSGRKCGFYWSGGEFVDPAVDETSGAGEQMNVLAAVSSLLIGDAEPPATNSTGGISKGDPKAGEDSHDNPEPEPITTADRAGAGILTFLVLASAVGTFGWMCFD